A genome region from Geodermatophilus bullaregiensis includes the following:
- a CDS encoding alpha/beta fold hydrolase, producing MAAWGRAGKPATPARSGVADALARHPVVGVAGAVVGLVAATTAVGVTVARIATRRVRADRLGPAGALPEGASDADLREDDPLGAASRRADRTALVQADDGVLLAVEEIGPLDAPLTVVFVHGYTLSMASWTYQRRSLAATLATANGHRPDARLVFYDQRGHGSSSRGPAEHSTVEQLAHDLAAVLETRVPAGPVVLIGHSMGGMTIMGLADVAPELFGTKVVGVALVSTSSGNLADLDLGMPEFLTRVRAAVLPLAAYTMRRRPAFAERTRKLVAEVVSAITRSLSFASADVDPRLGRYVDAMIAGTPVDVIAEFYPALTGLDETGALAPLTRVPVLVLTGDQDKMIPKAHSDLLVEHLGGVAEGRVEYVVVPQAGHLVTLEKPDEVTRALTGLLRRVAAETAGRPQD from the coding sequence ATGGCCGCGTGGGGGAGGGCCGGGAAGCCGGCGACGCCGGCGCGGTCGGGGGTCGCCGACGCGCTGGCACGCCACCCGGTGGTCGGGGTCGCCGGGGCCGTCGTCGGCCTCGTGGCCGCGACGACGGCGGTCGGCGTCACGGTCGCGCGCATCGCCACCCGGCGGGTGCGCGCCGACCGGCTGGGCCCCGCCGGCGCCCTGCCCGAGGGCGCCAGCGACGCCGACCTGCGCGAGGACGACCCGCTCGGTGCCGCGTCACGCCGGGCCGACCGCACGGCGCTGGTGCAGGCCGACGACGGCGTGCTCCTGGCGGTGGAGGAGATCGGCCCGCTCGACGCGCCGCTGACCGTCGTCTTCGTGCACGGCTACACGCTGTCGATGGCGTCGTGGACCTACCAGCGGCGGTCCCTCGCCGCCACGCTGGCGACCGCCAACGGGCACCGTCCCGACGCCCGGCTGGTCTTCTACGACCAGCGCGGGCACGGCTCGTCCTCCCGTGGGCCCGCCGAGCACTCGACCGTCGAGCAGCTGGCCCACGACCTGGCCGCGGTGCTCGAGACGCGGGTGCCCGCGGGCCCGGTGGTCCTGATCGGGCACTCGATGGGCGGCATGACGATCATGGGCCTGGCCGACGTCGCCCCCGAGCTGTTCGGTACGAAGGTGGTCGGCGTCGCCCTCGTGTCGACGTCGAGCGGCAACCTCGCCGACCTCGACCTCGGCATGCCGGAGTTCCTGACCCGCGTGCGGGCCGCCGTCCTGCCGCTGGCGGCCTACACGATGCGGCGCCGGCCGGCCTTCGCCGAGCGCACCCGCAAGCTGGTCGCCGAGGTGGTCAGCGCCATCACCCGCTCGCTGTCGTTCGCCTCCGCCGACGTCGACCCGCGGCTGGGCCGCTACGTGGACGCGATGATCGCCGGCACGCCGGTCGACGTCATCGCGGAGTTCTACCCGGCGCTGACCGGCCTGGACGAGACCGGCGCGCTGGCGCCGCTGACGCGGGTGCCCGTCCTCGTGCTCACCGGCGACCAGGACAAGATGATCCCGAAGGCGCACAGCGACCTGCTCGTCGAGCACCTCGGGGGCGTGGCCGAGGGCAGGGTCGAGTACGTCGTCGTCCCACAGGCCGGTCACCTGGTGACGCTGGAGAAGCCCGACGAGGTGACCCGGGCGCTGACCGGGCTGCTGCGCCGGGTCGCCGCCGAGACCGCCGGCCGCCCGCAGGACTGA
- a CDS encoding TIGR04222 domain-containing membrane protein, translating into MRATSSAAAPVTASDRGGRGAATPRPYGDRARAARGLPSGAAACHRSPRTPAREVVGMTPQPDVYDVAFLAGGPHRVVDTALVALASTGRVRAVAPGELQVVDPRRRHPVEAAVLDAVGGRGRRSVETVHWRALADQRVAGIGRRLHDERLLGRLVGPTAAGRRLLRELRAAVGPGDLVRRVALDGREQVTDPALHAAVFEPPRHPVLPGAGTTPWDLSFADGWQAAHRTRDAIVARAQSGGLG; encoded by the coding sequence GTGCGGGCGACCTCCTCGGCCGCCGCTCCGGTCACGGCGTCGGACCGGGGCGGACGGGGGGCGGCCACACCCCGACCCTACGGCGACCGCGCGCGTGCGGCCCGCGGGCTTCCGTCCGGGGCCGCGGCCTGTCACCGTTCCCCCAGGACCCCCGCACGGGAGGTGGTGGGCATGACCCCGCAACCGGACGTGTACGACGTCGCGTTCCTCGCCGGCGGCCCGCACCGGGTCGTGGACACCGCCCTGGTGGCGCTGGCGTCCACCGGGCGGGTCCGGGCGGTCGCACCGGGAGAGCTGCAGGTCGTCGACCCGCGCCGCCGGCACCCCGTCGAGGCCGCCGTCCTCGACGCCGTCGGCGGGCGCGGGCGGCGCTCGGTGGAGACGGTGCACTGGCGGGCCCTGGCCGACCAGCGGGTCGCCGGCATCGGGCGGCGGCTGCACGACGAGCGCCTGCTCGGCCGGCTGGTCGGGCCCACCGCGGCCGGCCGCCGGCTGCTGCGCGAGCTGCGGGCCGCCGTCGGTCCCGGTGACCTGGTCCGCCGGGTGGCGCTGGACGGGCGCGAGCAGGTGACCGACCCGGCGCTGCACGCCGCGGTGTTCGAGCCGCCGCGCCACCCCGTGCTCCCCGGCGCCGGGACGACGCCGTGGGACCTGTCCTTCGCCGACGGCTGGCAGGCCGCCCACCGGACCCGGGACGCGATCGTCGCCCGGGCGCAGAGCGGGGGGCTCGGCTGA
- a CDS encoding holo-ACP synthase has protein sequence MIVGVGIDVVPVARFAESLTRTPGLRDRLFTEAEQRTPSGGDRSPESLAARFAAKEALAKALGAPASLRWHDAEVVVGERGRPHLDVRGSIAERGAELGITRWHVSLSHDGGIASAVVIAESGIAQGRRP, from the coding sequence GTGATCGTCGGGGTCGGGATCGACGTGGTCCCCGTGGCCCGGTTCGCCGAGTCGCTCACCCGCACCCCGGGCCTGCGCGACCGGCTGTTCACCGAGGCCGAGCAGCGGACGCCGTCGGGCGGCGATCGCAGCCCGGAGTCGCTGGCCGCGCGGTTCGCCGCCAAGGAGGCCCTGGCCAAGGCGCTCGGCGCCCCCGCGAGCCTGCGCTGGCACGACGCCGAGGTCGTCGTCGGCGAGCGCGGCCGGCCGCACCTCGACGTGCGCGGCAGCATCGCCGAGCGCGGAGCCGAGCTGGGGATCACCCGCTGGCACGTCTCGCTGAGCCACGACGGCGGGATCGCCTCCGCCGTCGTGATCGCCGAGAGCGGCATCGCACAGGGGAGGCGGCCGTGA
- the rplM gene encoding 50S ribosomal protein L13: protein MRTYSPKPGEIARAWHVIDATDVVLGRLASQVATLLRGKHKPQFAPHVDVGDFVVVVNAGKIALTGSKRDQKTAYRHSGYPGGLRAINVGDQLRTHPDRVVERAVKGMLPHNSLGRQMLKKLKVYAGPEHPHAAQQPQTFQIKQVAQ, encoded by the coding sequence GTGCGCACGTACTCACCCAAGCCCGGCGAGATCGCCCGGGCGTGGCACGTCATCGACGCCACCGACGTGGTGCTCGGTCGACTCGCCAGCCAGGTCGCGACCCTGCTGCGCGGCAAGCACAAGCCCCAGTTCGCGCCGCACGTGGACGTCGGCGACTTCGTGGTCGTCGTCAACGCCGGCAAGATCGCCCTCACCGGCTCCAAGCGGGACCAGAAGACCGCCTACCGGCACTCCGGCTACCCGGGCGGCCTGCGCGCGATCAACGTGGGCGACCAGCTGCGCACCCACCCCGACCGGGTCGTGGAGCGCGCCGTCAAGGGCATGCTGCCGCACAACAGCCTCGGTCGGCAGATGCTCAAGAAGCTGAAGGTGTACGCGGGGCCGGAGCACCCGCACGCCGCTCAGCAGCCCCAGACCTTCCAGATCAAGCAGGTGGCCCAGTGA
- the alr gene encoding alanine racemase, with translation MSERAGGAEVVVDLDAIAANTAALRDRVGRPLMAVVKADGYGHGLVPTARAALAGGADALGVAVLEEALALRAAGITAPVLAWLHRPGTDYAAALTADVEVSVNAGWALAEVVEAARATGRPARLHLCADTGLSREGAPEAAWPGLVDAAARAQADGDLTVVGLWSHMAYADAPTHPTIGAQVRVFDEAVAIARRAGLTDARLHLANSAATVALPGTWYDMVRPGIAVYGLDPLGGDPAAHGLRPAMTVRAAAALTKRVPAGVGVSYGHTYSPERETTLVLVPVGYADGVPRAGGNRAPVLAAGAQRTIAGRVCMDQFVLDVGDAEVAPGDEVVLWGPGDRGEPTAQQWADAVDTIHYELVTRVGGRFTRRYVGTAGAV, from the coding sequence GTGAGCGAGCGAGCAGGCGGGGCCGAGGTGGTCGTCGACCTCGACGCGATCGCGGCCAACACCGCGGCACTGCGCGACCGGGTGGGCCGGCCGCTGATGGCGGTGGTCAAGGCCGACGGCTACGGGCACGGCCTGGTGCCCACCGCGCGGGCGGCGCTGGCCGGGGGAGCCGACGCACTGGGCGTCGCCGTGCTCGAGGAGGCCCTCGCCCTGCGGGCGGCCGGGATCACCGCCCCGGTGCTGGCCTGGCTGCACCGGCCCGGCACCGACTACGCCGCCGCGCTCACCGCCGACGTCGAGGTGTCGGTCAACGCCGGGTGGGCGCTGGCCGAGGTCGTCGAGGCCGCCCGCGCCACGGGCCGCCCCGCCCGGCTGCACCTGTGCGCCGACACCGGCCTGTCCCGCGAGGGCGCCCCCGAGGCCGCCTGGCCCGGGCTGGTCGACGCCGCGGCGCGGGCCCAGGCCGACGGGGACCTCACCGTGGTCGGCCTGTGGAGCCACATGGCCTACGCCGACGCGCCGACCCACCCCACGATCGGCGCGCAGGTGCGGGTGTTCGACGAGGCCGTGGCGATCGCCCGCCGGGCGGGGCTGACCGACGCCCGGCTGCACCTGGCCAACTCCGCGGCCACCGTCGCGCTGCCGGGGACCTGGTACGACATGGTCCGCCCGGGCATCGCCGTCTACGGCCTCGACCCGCTCGGCGGGGACCCCGCCGCACACGGGCTCCGGCCGGCGATGACCGTGCGCGCCGCGGCCGCGCTGACCAAGCGGGTGCCGGCCGGCGTCGGCGTCTCCTACGGGCACACCTACTCCCCGGAGCGCGAGACCACCCTGGTGCTCGTCCCCGTCGGCTACGCCGACGGCGTGCCGCGGGCCGGGGGCAACCGCGCGCCGGTGCTGGCCGCCGGCGCGCAGCGCACGATCGCCGGGCGCGTGTGCATGGACCAGTTCGTGCTCGACGTCGGCGACGCCGAGGTCGCGCCCGGTGACGAGGTCGTGCTGTGGGGCCCCGGGGACCGCGGGGAACCCACCGCGCAGCAGTGGGCCGACGCGGTCGACACCATCCACTACGAGCTGGTCACCCGGGTCGGCGGGCGCTTCACCCGCCGCTACGTCGGGACCGCGGGGGCGGTCTGA
- a CDS encoding NAD(P)H-hydrate dehydratase, which produces MIGLSTAAEVRAAEDVLLARSREGALMQRAATGLATVCLRLLGRAHGVRVTALVGGGDNGGDALFAGAHLAARGARVTAVLLDPARAHPAGLAALRRAGGRVTGPEGPDGLDRADLVLDGIVGIGGRGGLRPAAAALAERAATGPGLTVAVDVPSGVDADTGAVEGAAFPALHTVTFGAVKPGLVVGDGRGCAGTVHLVDIGLGPHLAPPRAHQLTDADVAAHLQPPEPGDDKYSRGVVGVVAGSATYPGAAVLCTGAALRTRPGLVRYAGTAGDGVRAAWPETIVTDGRPADAGRVQAWVAGPGMGTDDDARRVLAEVLATDLPVVVDADALTMAAREPGLVRGRTAPTVLTPHDREFERFGVPVDADRIGSARRLAAELGAVVLLKGDATVVADPGGTAYVNATGTSELATAGTGDVLAGILGALLAAGTPAARTAAAAAHLHGRTGQLAAERGPLVASDLVRRLPEAVGRVRGPSGPGLRDSGA; this is translated from the coding sequence GTGATCGGGCTGTCCACCGCCGCCGAGGTCCGCGCCGCGGAGGACGTCCTGCTGGCCCGCAGCCGCGAGGGCGCGCTCATGCAGCGGGCGGCCACCGGCCTGGCCACGGTCTGCCTGCGGCTGCTCGGCCGGGCGCACGGCGTGCGGGTCACCGCGCTGGTCGGCGGCGGCGACAACGGGGGTGACGCGCTGTTCGCCGGCGCGCACCTGGCTGCCCGCGGCGCCCGCGTGACCGCCGTCCTGCTCGACCCCGCCCGCGCGCACCCCGCCGGGCTCGCCGCGCTGCGCCGCGCCGGCGGCCGGGTGACCGGCCCCGAGGGCCCCGACGGGCTCGACCGCGCCGACCTGGTGCTCGACGGGATCGTCGGCATCGGCGGCCGCGGCGGGCTGCGGCCGGCCGCCGCGGCACTCGCCGAGCGGGCCGCGACGGGCCCGGGGCTGACCGTCGCCGTCGACGTGCCGAGCGGCGTGGACGCCGACACCGGCGCGGTCGAGGGGGCGGCGTTCCCGGCGCTGCACACGGTCACCTTCGGAGCGGTCAAGCCCGGTCTCGTCGTCGGCGACGGGCGGGGGTGCGCCGGCACCGTGCACCTGGTCGACATCGGCCTCGGCCCGCACCTGGCCCCCCCGCGGGCGCACCAGCTCACCGACGCCGACGTCGCCGCGCACCTGCAGCCCCCGGAGCCCGGCGACGACAAGTACTCCCGCGGCGTGGTCGGCGTCGTCGCCGGCTCGGCCACCTACCCGGGTGCGGCGGTGCTGTGCACCGGCGCGGCGCTGCGCACCCGCCCCGGCCTGGTCCGCTACGCCGGGACGGCCGGCGACGGCGTCCGCGCGGCCTGGCCCGAGACCATCGTCACCGACGGCCGCCCGGCCGACGCCGGGCGTGTGCAGGCCTGGGTGGCCGGCCCCGGCATGGGCACCGACGACGACGCCCGCCGCGTGCTGGCCGAGGTGCTGGCCACCGACCTGCCGGTGGTCGTGGACGCCGACGCGCTCACCATGGCCGCCCGCGAGCCCGGCCTCGTCCGCGGCCGCACCGCGCCCACGGTGCTCACCCCGCACGACCGCGAGTTCGAGCGGTTCGGCGTCCCGGTCGACGCCGACCGGATCGGCAGCGCCCGCCGGCTGGCCGCCGAGCTCGGCGCCGTCGTGCTGCTCAAGGGGGACGCCACCGTCGTCGCCGACCCCGGCGGGACGGCGTACGTCAACGCCACCGGCACCTCGGAGCTGGCCACCGCGGGCACCGGCGACGTGCTGGCGGGCATCCTCGGCGCGCTGCTGGCCGCCGGCACGCCCGCCGCGCGGACCGCCGCGGCCGCCGCCCACCTGCACGGCCGGACCGGGCAGCTGGCCGCCGAGCGCGGGCCGCTGGTCGCCAGCGACCTGGTGCGGCGGCTGCCGGAGGCGGTCGGCCGGGTGCGCGGGCCCAGCGGACCCGGCCTGCGAGACTCGGGGGCGTGA
- a CDS encoding beta-class carbonic anhydrase has translation MPEYERMLAANEEWARDFQGELPVAPARKVAVVACMDSRMPLFPLLGLAVGDAHVIRNAGGVVTDDTIRSLTISQHLLGTREIVLVHHTDCGLQKTDDAAFADLVEQATGVRPPWPARAFTDADDDVRESIRLLRESPFLLSKDICGTVYDVTTGLLHRVDAPPGA, from the coding sequence ATGCCCGAGTACGAGCGGATGCTGGCGGCCAACGAGGAGTGGGCCCGCGACTTCCAGGGCGAGCTGCCCGTGGCGCCGGCGCGGAAGGTCGCCGTCGTCGCCTGCATGGACTCGCGGATGCCGCTGTTCCCGCTGCTGGGCCTGGCCGTCGGTGACGCGCACGTCATCCGCAACGCCGGGGGCGTCGTCACCGACGACACCATCCGGTCGCTGACCATCTCCCAGCACCTGCTCGGCACCCGCGAGATCGTGCTGGTGCACCACACCGACTGCGGGCTGCAGAAGACCGACGACGCCGCCTTCGCCGACCTCGTCGAGCAGGCCACCGGGGTCCGCCCGCCGTGGCCGGCGCGGGCCTTCACCGACGCCGACGACGACGTCCGCGAGTCGATCCGGCTGCTGCGGGAGAGCCCGTTCCTGCTCTCCAAGGACATCTGCGGGACCGTCTACGACGTCACCACCGGCCTGCTCCACCGGGTGGACGCCCCGCCGGGGGCGTGA
- the glmS gene encoding glutamine--fructose-6-phosphate transaminase (isomerizing), whose amino-acid sequence MCGIVGYVGSKDALEVVLEGLRRLEYRGYDSAGVAVRVDGAAELSTAKKAGKLANLEKVLADSPLPASTLGIGHTRWATHGGPTDRNAHPHLSADGRVAVIHNGIIENFAALRAECEDAGIEFRSETDTEVAAHLLVRAYDGLPAGPGRLAEALRAVSRRLEGAFTLVAAHADEPDTLVASRRNSPLVVGVGDGEYFLGSDVAAFIAHTREARELGQDQVVEIDRARGLTVTDFHGTTVEPVAYTVDWDAAAAEKGGFDWFMLKEIAEQPQAVADTLLGRLGDDGRLLLDEVRLSDQELRDVDKIFVVSCGTSYHAGLIAKYAIEHWTRIPVEVEVASEFRYRDPVLDRSTLVVVISQSGETMDTLMALRHARDQKARTLAICNVNGSTIPRESDAVLYTHAGPEVAVASTKSFLAQIVACYLVGLVLAQIRGIKYADEVAAIVADIRRLPDAVGVVLGEMEPVRELGRSLADADTILFLGRHVGYPVALEGALKLKELAYIHAEGFAAGELKHGPIALIDQGTPVVVVVPSPRSRESVHGKVVSNIQEVRARGARTIVIAEEGDEDVVPYADHVIRVPRTPTLLAPVVTTVPLQVLACEIAAARGYDVDQPRNLAKSVTVE is encoded by the coding sequence ATGTGCGGCATCGTGGGATACGTCGGCTCGAAGGACGCCCTGGAGGTCGTCCTGGAGGGGCTGCGCCGGCTGGAGTACCGCGGGTACGACTCCGCCGGGGTGGCCGTCCGGGTCGACGGCGCGGCTGAGCTGAGCACGGCCAAGAAGGCGGGCAAACTGGCCAACCTGGAGAAGGTCCTGGCCGACTCACCGCTGCCGGCCTCGACGCTGGGGATCGGGCACACGCGGTGGGCCACCCACGGCGGCCCGACCGACCGCAACGCCCACCCGCACCTGTCCGCGGACGGGCGGGTCGCGGTCATCCACAACGGGATCATCGAGAACTTCGCCGCGCTGCGCGCCGAGTGCGAGGACGCCGGGATCGAGTTCCGCTCCGAGACCGACACCGAGGTCGCCGCGCACCTGCTGGTCCGCGCCTACGACGGGCTCCCGGCGGGTCCCGGCCGGCTGGCCGAGGCGCTGCGCGCGGTCAGCCGCCGGCTGGAGGGCGCGTTCACCCTCGTCGCCGCGCACGCCGACGAGCCCGACACGCTGGTCGCCTCGCGGCGCAACAGCCCGCTCGTGGTGGGCGTCGGCGACGGCGAGTACTTCCTCGGCTCCGACGTCGCGGCGTTCATCGCGCACACCCGCGAGGCCCGCGAGCTCGGCCAGGACCAGGTCGTCGAGATCGACCGCGCCCGCGGGCTCACCGTCACCGACTTCCACGGCACCACCGTCGAGCCGGTCGCCTACACCGTCGACTGGGACGCCGCCGCCGCCGAGAAGGGCGGCTTCGACTGGTTCATGCTCAAGGAGATCGCCGAGCAGCCGCAGGCGGTCGCCGACACCCTGCTCGGTCGGCTCGGCGACGACGGCCGGCTGCTGCTCGACGAGGTGCGGCTGTCCGACCAGGAGCTGCGCGACGTCGACAAGATCTTCGTCGTCTCCTGCGGCACCTCCTACCACGCCGGGCTGATCGCCAAGTACGCCATCGAGCACTGGACCCGCATCCCGGTCGAGGTCGAGGTGGCCAGCGAGTTCCGCTACCGCGACCCGGTGCTCGACCGCTCCACGCTGGTCGTCGTCATCAGCCAGTCCGGCGAGACGATGGACACGCTCATGGCGCTGCGGCACGCCCGCGACCAGAAGGCCCGCACGCTGGCCATCTGCAACGTCAACGGCTCGACCATCCCGCGCGAGTCCGACGCCGTCCTCTACACCCACGCCGGGCCGGAGGTCGCCGTCGCCTCCACCAAGAGCTTCCTGGCGCAGATCGTCGCCTGCTACCTGGTGGGCCTCGTCCTGGCCCAGATCCGCGGCATCAAGTACGCCGACGAGGTCGCCGCGATCGTCGCGGACATCCGCCGGCTGCCCGACGCGGTGGGCGTCGTGCTCGGCGAGATGGAGCCGGTCCGCGAGCTGGGCCGGTCCCTCGCCGACGCCGACACCATCCTCTTCCTCGGCCGCCACGTCGGGTACCCGGTGGCACTGGAGGGCGCGCTCAAGCTCAAGGAGCTCGCCTACATCCACGCCGAGGGCTTCGCCGCCGGCGAGCTCAAGCACGGCCCGATCGCGCTGATCGACCAGGGCACGCCCGTGGTGGTCGTCGTCCCGTCGCCACGCAGCCGGGAGTCGGTGCACGGCAAGGTCGTCTCCAACATCCAGGAGGTCCGTGCCCGCGGGGCGCGCACCATCGTGATCGCCGAGGAGGGCGACGAGGACGTCGTCCCGTACGCCGACCACGTGATCCGCGTGCCGCGCACGCCGACCCTGCTCGCGCCGGTGGTGACCACGGTGCCGCTGCAGGTGCTCGCCTGCGAGATCGCCGCCGCCCGCGGCTACGACGTCGACCAGCCGCGCAACCTGGCCAAGAGCGTCACCGTCGAGTGA
- the rpsI gene encoding 30S ribosomal protein S9 produces MTSALTVTDAEGRPVQTVGRRKEAIVRVRLLPGSGQFRLNGRTLEQYFPNKVHQQLIREPFVILEKGEQYDVVGILHGGGVSGQAGALRLAIARALVEVEADDRPALKKAGFLTRDARVTERKKYGLKKARKAPQYSKR; encoded by the coding sequence GTGACCTCCGCCCTGACCGTGACCGACGCCGAGGGGCGTCCCGTCCAGACCGTCGGTCGCCGCAAGGAGGCCATCGTCCGCGTGCGGCTCCTGCCCGGCTCCGGCCAGTTCCGCCTCAACGGCCGCACCCTCGAGCAGTACTTCCCCAACAAGGTCCACCAGCAGCTCATCCGCGAGCCGTTCGTGATCCTGGAGAAGGGCGAGCAGTACGACGTCGTCGGCATCCTGCACGGCGGCGGTGTCAGCGGTCAGGCCGGCGCGCTGCGCCTGGCCATCGCCCGCGCCCTCGTCGAGGTCGAGGCCGACGACCGTCCGGCCCTGAAGAAGGCCGGCTTCCTCACCCGCGACGCGCGCGTCACCGAGCGCAAGAAGTACGGGCTGAAGAAGGCCCGCAAGGCGCCTCAGTACTCGAAGCGCTGA
- the glmM gene encoding phosphoglucosamine mutase, with translation MGRLFGTDGVRGRANADLTPELALSVARAAAGVLADRDGTERPVAVVGRDPRASGEMLEAAVVAGLASAGAEVLRVGVLPTPAVAFLTASTDADLGVMISASHNPMPDNGIKLFSRGGHKLPDAVEAAIERTVLAGDGVGHRPTGAGVGRVRDLTGGTEDYVAHLLATLPVPVPGLRLVVDCAHGSAAACAPDVYRRAGADVTVIGGEPDGWNINDGIGSTHLGPLKDAVRSLGADLGIAHDGDADRCLAVTADGEVVDGDAILAVCALGLKERGDLAQDTVVATVMSNLGFHHTMRDAGIVVHTTAVGDRYVLEALRARGLSLGGEQSGHLVFLDHATTGDGLLTGLSLLSRVHATGASLAELASVVVRLPQTLVNVPVRDRIAVVESDEVAGAVNAVEEELGDDGRVLLRPSGTEQLVRVMVEAPTQEQADAVAQRLAAVVAAVD, from the coding sequence GTGGGTCGCCTCTTCGGGACCGACGGCGTCCGGGGTCGGGCCAACGCCGACCTCACGCCGGAGCTGGCTCTCTCGGTGGCCCGCGCGGCCGCCGGCGTGCTCGCCGACCGCGACGGGACCGAGCGTCCCGTCGCGGTCGTCGGCCGCGACCCCCGCGCCAGCGGGGAGATGCTCGAGGCCGCCGTCGTGGCGGGCCTGGCGAGCGCGGGCGCCGAGGTGCTGCGCGTGGGCGTGCTGCCCACCCCGGCCGTCGCCTTCCTCACCGCCTCGACCGACGCCGACCTCGGCGTGATGATCTCGGCGAGCCACAACCCGATGCCCGACAACGGCATCAAGCTGTTCAGCCGCGGTGGCCACAAGCTGCCCGACGCGGTCGAGGCCGCCATCGAGCGCACCGTCCTCGCCGGTGACGGCGTCGGCCACCGGCCCACCGGGGCCGGCGTCGGCCGGGTCCGCGACCTCACCGGCGGCACCGAGGACTACGTCGCGCACCTGCTCGCGACGCTGCCGGTCCCCGTCCCGGGGCTGCGGCTGGTCGTCGACTGCGCGCACGGGTCCGCCGCCGCCTGCGCACCCGACGTCTACCGCCGTGCCGGCGCCGACGTCACCGTCATCGGTGGCGAGCCCGACGGCTGGAACATCAACGACGGCATCGGCTCCACCCACCTGGGCCCGCTGAAGGACGCGGTGCGCAGCCTGGGCGCGGACCTCGGCATCGCGCACGACGGCGACGCCGACCGCTGCCTGGCGGTCACCGCCGACGGCGAGGTCGTCGACGGCGACGCGATCCTCGCGGTGTGCGCGCTGGGCCTCAAGGAGCGCGGCGATCTGGCGCAGGACACCGTCGTCGCCACGGTGATGAGCAACCTGGGCTTCCACCACACGATGCGCGACGCCGGGATCGTGGTGCACACCACCGCGGTCGGCGACCGCTACGTGCTCGAGGCGCTGCGCGCCCGCGGGCTGAGCCTGGGCGGCGAGCAGAGCGGGCACCTGGTGTTCCTCGACCACGCCACCACCGGCGACGGCCTGCTGACCGGACTGTCGCTGCTCTCCCGCGTGCACGCCACCGGCGCGTCGCTCGCCGAGCTCGCCTCCGTGGTGGTGCGGCTGCCGCAGACCCTGGTCAACGTGCCGGTGCGCGACCGGATCGCCGTCGTCGAGAGCGACGAGGTGGCCGGCGCGGTCAACGCCGTCGAGGAGGAGCTCGGGGACGACGGCCGCGTGCTGCTGCGTCCCTCGGGCACCGAGCAGCTCGTGCGCGTCATGGTCGAGGCACCCACCCAGGAGCAGGCCGACGCCGTCGCCCAGCGCCTGGCCGCCGTCGTCGCCGCCGTCGACTGA